A region from the Macaca mulatta isolate MMU2019108-1 chromosome 13, T2T-MMU8v2.0, whole genome shotgun sequence genome encodes:
- the DNAAF10 gene encoding dynein axonemal assembly factor 10 isoform X1, with the protein MPVYSVKGHKEIINAIDGVGGLGIGEGAPEIVTGSRDGTVKVWDPRQKDDPVANMEPVQGENKRDCWTVAFGNAYNQEERVVCAGYDNGDIKLFDLRNMALRWETNIKNGVCSLEFDRKDISMNKLVATSLEGKFHVFDMRTQHPTKGFASVSEKAHKSTVWQVRHLPQNRELFLTAGGAGGLHLWKYEYPIQRSKKDSEGIEMGVAGSVSLLQNVMLSTQPISSLDWSPDKRGLCVCSSFDQTVRVLIVTKLHKI; encoded by the exons ATGCCAGTATATTCTGTAAAGggccataaagaaattataaatgccATAGATGGCGTAGGTGGACTAGGAATTGGAGAAGGAGCACCTGAAATTGTGACCGGCAGCCGAGATG GAACTGTGAAGGTGTGGGACCCAAGGCAAAAAGATGATCCTGTTGCTAATATGGAACCTGTACAAGGAGAAAACAAGAGAGACTGTTGGACTGTGGCATTTG GCAATGCTTATAATCAAGAAGAACGTGTTGTTTGTGCTGGTTATGACAATGGGGATATCAAACTATTTGATCTCAGAAATATGGCATTACGGTGGGAGACAAACATCAAAAATGGG GTATGTAGCTTGGAGTTTGACAGAAAAGACATAAGTATGAATAAGTTAGTAGCCACATCTCTGGAAGGAAAGTTCCATGTTTTTGACATGAGAACACAGCATCCAACCAAAGGTTTTGCCTCTGTTTCAGAAAAG GCTCATAAATCTACTGTGTGGCAGGTCCGACACCTGCCGCAGAACAGGGAGCTCTTTCTGACAGCTGGAGGCGCCGGCGGCCTTCACCTCTGGAAGTA TGAATACCCTATTCAGCGGTCAAAGAAAGATTCTGAGGGAATAGAAATGGGAGTCGCAGGTTCTGTAAGCCTTCTGCAGAATGTTATGTTGTCCACCCAGCCCATTTCAAGTTTGGATTGGAGTCCAGATAAAAGGGGTCTTTGCGTCTGTAGTTCATTTGACCAAACGGTGAGAGTACTAATCGTTACGAAACTCCATAAAATTTGA
- the DNAAF10 gene encoding dynein axonemal assembly factor 10 (The RefSeq protein has 1 substitution compared to this genomic sequence), which produces MSAFEKPQIIAHIQKGFNYTVFDCKWVPCSAKFVTMGNFARGTGVIQLYEIQHGDLKLLREIEKAKPIKCGTFGATSLQQRYLATGDFGGNLHIWNLEAPEMPVYSVKGHKEIINAIDGVGGLGIGEGAPEIVTGSRDGTVKVWDPRQKDDPVANMEPVQGENKRDCWTVAFGNAYNQEERVVCAGYDNGDIKLFDLRNMALRWETNIKNGVCSLEFDRKDISMNKLVATSLEGKFHVFDMRTQHPTKGFASVSEKAHKSTVWQVRHLPQNRELFLTAGGAGGLHLWKYEYPIQRSKKDSEGIEMGVAGSVSLLQNVTLSTQPISSLDWSPDKRGLCVCSSFDQTVRVLIVTKLHKI; this is translated from the exons ATGTCGGCCTTCGAGAAGCCTCAGATCATCGCCCATATCCAGAAGGGCTTCAACTACACGGTGTTTGACTGTAAATGGGTGCCCTGCAGCGCCAAATTTGTGACCATGGGCAACTTCGCACGGGGCACCGGCGTCATTCAGCTGTACGAGATCCAGCACGGGGACCTGAAGCTGCTTCGAGAG ATTGAAAAGGCCAAACCTATTAAATGTGGAACATTTGGTGCAACATCTTTACAGCAGAGATATTTAGCTACTGGAGATTTTGGTGGAAACCTTCATATATG GAATTTAGAAGCTCCAGAGATGCCAGTATATTCTGTAAAGggccataaagaaattataaatgccATAGATGGCGTAGGTGGACTAGGAATTGGAGAAGGAGCACCTGAAATTGTGACCGGCAGCCGAGATG GAACTGTGAAGGTGTGGGACCCAAGGCAAAAAGATGATCCTGTTGCTAATATGGAACCTGTACAAGGAGAAAACAAGAGAGACTGTTGGACTGTGGCATTTG GCAATGCTTATAATCAAGAAGAACGTGTTGTTTGTGCTGGTTATGACAATGGGGATATCAAACTATTTGATCTCAGAAATATGGCATTACGGTGGGAGACAAACATCAAAAATGGG GTATGTAGCTTGGAGTTTGACAGAAAAGACATAAGTATGAATAAGTTAGTAGCCACATCTCTGGAAGGAAAGTTCCATGTTTTTGACATGAGAACACAGCATCCAACCAAAGGTTTTGCCTCTGTTTCAGAAAAG GCTCATAAATCTACTGTGTGGCAGGTCCGACACCTGCCGCAGAACAGGGAGCTCTTTCTGACAGCTGGAGGCGCCGGCGGCCTTCACCTCTGGAAGTA TGAATACCCTATTCAGCGGTCAAAGAAAGATTCTGAGGGAATAGAAATGGGAGTCGCAGGTTCTGTAAGCCTTCTGCAGAATGTTATGTTGTCCACCCAGCCCATTTCAAGTTTGGATTGGAGTCCAGATAAAAGGGGTCTTTGCGTCTGTAGTTCATTTGACCAAACGGTGAGAGTACTAATCGTTACGAAACTCCATAAAATTTGA